The following proteins come from a genomic window of Microscilla marina ATCC 23134:
- a CDS encoding IS110 family RNA-guided transposase encodes MKKHSYIQMGLGMDIAKSDFSACIMGFEGKKKYKVLASSKFSNTPSGFEKYWSWSQKHLGKHDCEDIEYLMEATGVYHENLAWFLYDKSVKVVVALPSQAKDFMKGEGIRSKTDKIDAQGLAKMVLVKDLRAWQPISSSMQALRSLTRHHETIQKDLTQSRNRLHALDYSHNPDKFVAKQLKAQIKFLEKQRDQTHDQIEATVKEDEKLHEKIKHLTSIHGVGLLTAAVVVAETNGFELFTSEKQLTSYAGYDIVENESGTRKGKTKISKQGNAHIRRILCMPAFNAINVEGVFLNLYNRVFERTKEKMKGYTAVQRKLLCMMYTLWKKDEDFDYSINNKTVEEQNALLH; translated from the coding sequence ATGAAAAAACACTCATACATTCAAATGGGTCTGGGCATGGACATAGCAAAATCGGATTTTAGTGCTTGTATCATGGGTTTTGAGGGTAAAAAGAAATACAAGGTTTTAGCCAGTTCCAAGTTCTCTAATACCCCCTCTGGCTTTGAGAAATATTGGAGCTGGAGTCAAAAACACTTGGGCAAGCATGACTGTGAAGATATAGAATACTTAATGGAGGCTACTGGGGTTTATCATGAAAATTTGGCGTGGTTTCTCTATGACAAATCTGTAAAGGTTGTTGTCGCCTTGCCTAGCCAGGCAAAGGACTTTATGAAGGGCGAAGGGATTCGGAGTAAAACTGATAAAATAGATGCTCAAGGGTTAGCTAAAATGGTTCTAGTCAAAGACTTAAGGGCCTGGCAACCAATATCTTCCTCTATGCAGGCATTACGTTCTCTTACCCGTCACCACGAAACTATACAAAAAGACCTTACTCAAAGTCGGAATCGCTTACATGCGCTTGATTATAGTCATAACCCTGATAAGTTTGTTGCCAAACAACTCAAAGCTCAGATTAAGTTCCTCGAGAAACAACGAGATCAAACACATGATCAAATAGAAGCTACAGTCAAAGAAGATGAAAAGCTGCATGAAAAAATAAAACATTTAACCAGTATTCATGGGGTTGGCTTGCTTACCGCAGCAGTAGTTGTCGCCGAAACTAATGGTTTTGAGCTATTTACAAGTGAAAAGCAGCTTACCAGTTATGCCGGGTACGATATTGTGGAAAACGAATCGGGCACCCGCAAAGGAAAAACAAAGATTTCAAAACAGGGAAATGCTCACATAAGGCGTATTTTATGTATGCCAGCATTTAACGCTATAAATGTTGAGGGTGTTTTTCTGAATTTGTACAACCGGGTTTTTGAGAGAACTAAAGAGAAAATGAAAGGCTACACTGCAGTACAACGGAAGCTCTTGTGTATGATGTACACATTATGGAAAAAAGATGAGGACTTTGATTACAGCATTAATAACAAAACTGTAGAAGAGCAAAATGCCCTCCTACACTAG
- a CDS encoding GyrI-like domain-containing protein encodes MTPPSITEIPECKLIGMHTDLSLIDNKTQSLWQQFMPRRQEVHQRVGQSFYSMQVYAPGFSMQNFTPHTVFTKWAAVEVSSFENVPKGMHAFTLPSGKYAVFIHKGPASAFKPTFDYIFGEWLPKSAYTLDQRPHFELLPEGYVPTDPNAEEEVWIPIT; translated from the coding sequence ATGACCCCCCCAAGTATTACAGAAATACCCGAATGTAAACTTATAGGCATGCATACAGACCTGTCGCTGATAGACAACAAAACACAATCACTTTGGCAACAATTTATGCCGCGCCGTCAGGAAGTACACCAACGGGTAGGGCAAAGTTTTTACTCTATGCAAGTATATGCACCAGGTTTTTCTATGCAAAACTTTACTCCACACACTGTTTTTACCAAATGGGCAGCGGTAGAAGTAAGTAGCTTTGAAAATGTACCCAAAGGTATGCACGCATTTACATTGCCTTCAGGCAAATACGCTGTTTTTATTCATAAAGGACCCGCCAGTGCCTTTAAACCTACTTTTGATTATATTTTTGGCGAGTGGCTGCCTAAATCTGCGTATACACTTGACCAACGCCCACATTTTGAGCTATTGCCCGAAGGCTACGTACCCACTGACCCCAACGCAGAAGAAGAAGTATGGATACCGATAACGTAA
- a CDS encoding NifU family protein: protein MKQATPKYTTIYTESNPNPNSLKYVINYMLVPDGTTFDFPDAETAQQSPLATELFSKFSYVDRVFMMSNFVTVTKKEEADWHDVAGEVKEFLQGYLEEQKPLLTQDIQDEYDKELNKDEPEIDRKIKGILEEYVRPAVESDGGAINFHSYENGTVKVLLQGSCSGCPSSMVTLKSGIENLLKRMLPEDVKEVVAEGV from the coding sequence ATGAAACAAGCAACTCCAAAATATACTACTATATACACAGAGTCAAACCCAAACCCTAATTCTCTGAAATATGTCATCAACTATATGTTGGTGCCCGATGGTACTACGTTTGACTTCCCGGATGCCGAAACTGCCCAACAGTCGCCATTGGCGACCGAGCTATTCAGTAAGTTTAGCTATGTAGACCGGGTGTTTATGATGAGCAACTTTGTAACAGTAACCAAAAAAGAGGAGGCTGATTGGCATGACGTGGCGGGTGAGGTAAAAGAGTTTTTGCAGGGCTACCTTGAAGAGCAAAAACCTTTGTTGACTCAAGATATTCAGGATGAATACGATAAAGAGTTGAATAAAGATGAACCTGAAATAGATCGTAAAATCAAAGGTATTCTCGAGGAGTATGTGCGCCCGGCGGTAGAGTCTGATGGCGGAGCCATCAATTTTCATTCTTATGAAAACGGTACTGTAAAAGTACTTTTGCAGGGCTCTTGCAGCGGCTGCCCTTCTTCTATGGTTACCCTTAAGTCAGGCATCGAAAACTTGCTTAAACGTATGTTGCCCGAAGATGTAAAAGAGGTAGTAGCAGAAGGTGTGTAA
- a CDS encoding DMT family transporter, which produces MSNTTLKPKDEAPLLLGRQKMLAWAILILLAIVWGSSFILMKKGLLVYPPLQVAALRVGFAFIFLVGLAVVRFRKVPKNKWKALFVSGLVGVFIPAFLFPLAQTHVDSAITGVLNALTPMSALVLGVVIFRQKTVRTKVIGILIGFVGIICLIFTNANGGVSFNAYALFAIAATVCYGFNLNYIKHYLHDMKSLDISVFSISLVGPFALVYLFASDFTTIYTHKEGSVLALVYIAILGIAGTAIALVLFNRLLQMTNPIFASSVTYLIPLVAIILGVLDKEEILPSHYIGMTITILGVWLVNRK; this is translated from the coding sequence ATGTCAAACACTACACTAAAACCAAAAGATGAAGCACCCCTGCTTTTGGGGCGGCAAAAAATGCTGGCTTGGGCAATTCTTATTTTGCTCGCCATAGTATGGGGCAGTTCTTTTATCTTAATGAAAAAAGGCTTGTTGGTCTATCCACCCCTACAGGTAGCGGCTTTGAGGGTAGGTTTTGCCTTTATTTTTTTGGTAGGTTTAGCGGTGGTTCGTTTCCGAAAAGTGCCCAAAAATAAATGGAAAGCTTTGTTTGTGTCAGGGTTGGTAGGTGTTTTTATTCCAGCCTTTTTGTTTCCATTGGCACAAACCCACGTAGACAGTGCCATTACTGGCGTGTTAAATGCACTTACTCCTATGTCAGCTTTGGTTTTGGGTGTAGTTATTTTTCGCCAAAAAACTGTCAGAACAAAAGTAATAGGTATTTTGATAGGTTTTGTGGGCATTATTTGCTTGATCTTTACAAATGCCAACGGAGGGGTGAGTTTCAATGCTTATGCTTTGTTTGCCATTGCAGCTACTGTGTGTTATGGGTTCAACCTCAACTATATCAAGCACTATCTCCATGATATGAAGTCGTTGGATATATCAGTGTTTTCTATCAGCCTGGTAGGACCATTTGCTTTAGTATATTTATTTGCCTCTGACTTTACCACCATTTATACCCACAAAGAGGGAAGTGTTTTAGCTTTGGTATACATTGCTATATTAGGCATAGCAGGTACTGCTATAGCGTTGGTTTTATTCAACAGACTGTTGCAAATGACCAACCCTATTTTTGCCAGCTCAGTGACCTATTTGATTCCATTGGTGGCTATTATTTTAGGGGTATTAGATAAAGAGGAGATACTCCCTAGTCATTACATAGGCATGACAATTACTATTCTGGGGGTGTGGCTTGTCAACCGAAAATAG
- the xerD gene encoding site-specific tyrosine recombinase XerD — MGWQSYIKEFGTYLKLERSLSENSLEAYLHDIQKFSDYLEMAGLSILPAEVKADHIKKFLSYLAKLGIAASSQARILSGIKAFYKYLMLEETIERDPSVNVHTPRIDRKIPDVLSLQEIEDLLAVIDLSTPEGARNRAMIEVLYSSGLRVTELIELKISNLYLDIGFLRIIGKANKERFVPIGREAARYLISYIENIRSNVPVKPNNEDFVFLNRRGTKISRVMVFMIIKEVALLADIKKNISPHTFRHSFATHLILGGANIKAVQEMLGHENITTTEIYKRLDQDILRQTLLEFHPRS; from the coding sequence TTGGGTTGGCAATCCTACATAAAAGAGTTTGGTACTTACCTTAAGCTGGAAAGAAGCTTGTCAGAAAATTCTCTGGAAGCTTATTTACACGATATTCAAAAGTTCAGCGATTATCTGGAGATGGCAGGCCTCAGTATACTTCCTGCCGAGGTAAAAGCAGACCATATCAAAAAGTTTTTGTCATACCTTGCCAAGTTAGGCATTGCAGCTAGTTCGCAAGCAAGAATACTATCAGGGATCAAAGCTTTTTACAAATACCTGATGCTCGAAGAAACCATAGAGCGTGACCCTAGTGTAAACGTACACACTCCCCGAATTGACCGAAAAATACCCGACGTATTGAGCCTGCAAGAAATAGAAGATTTGTTGGCGGTAATAGATTTGTCTACCCCAGAAGGTGCCCGCAATCGGGCAATGATTGAGGTATTGTATAGCTCTGGTTTGAGGGTAACAGAGTTGATAGAACTCAAAATTAGTAACCTGTACCTTGATATAGGTTTTTTGAGAATTATAGGTAAAGCCAACAAAGAGCGTTTTGTTCCTATTGGTCGGGAAGCAGCCCGTTACTTGATCAGCTACATAGAAAATATACGAAGCAATGTACCTGTAAAACCCAACAACGAAGATTTTGTGTTTTTAAATCGCCGAGGTACCAAAATATCCAGGGTAATGGTATTTATGATCATCAAAGAGGTTGCACTTCTTGCCGACATCAAAAAAAACATCAGCCCACATACCTTTCGTCATTCTTTTGCTACTCATCTTATATTAGGCGGAGCCAACATCAAAGCTGTACAAGAAATGTTGGGGCATGAAAATATTACCACTACCGAAATATACAAGCGTTTAGACCAGGACATTTTGCGTCAGACCTTGCTCGAATTTCACCCCAGAAGCTAA
- a CDS encoding BamA/TamA family outer membrane protein, whose product MGIIRKTLHTITAILLTIQVGLAQDTLSTPADSSSRIGRVYTQALVDSYTPVKKKEKKKNGFLASPFIFYKPDTELIFGGLGIYYFRLGTKNRANKETRLSYAQAIFEYTLNNQVDIQAGWNIFLPNESYISKGFFRFKVYPDLFYGVGNNTKQHNELSYVHNTLIFNTSLAKKLAPNVFLGLEYRYANTYNINFENSTSEVLDNVPGISGGLNSGLGLIFTIDKRDNVVNATKGFLLEVSKYNYNSKLGSTFNYSNVNFTFNKYFDLGNKQVLATNTVANLNSGDPSFLFMAFAGGEKILRSYAMNRFRDKNFVGTQIEYRRHLFWRLGMVGFAGIGDVFDQTSDFSWSKAKYSYGIGLRFMINKQENMNFRLDYGRGRDSQAVYMTVTEAF is encoded by the coding sequence ATGGGTATTATCAGAAAAACGCTTCATACAATCACCGCAATCTTACTTACCATACAAGTAGGTCTTGCTCAAGACACACTGTCTACCCCTGCTGACTCTTCATCAAGGATCGGTCGTGTATACACGCAGGCTTTAGTAGATTCCTACACCCCCGTCAAGAAAAAAGAAAAAAAGAAAAATGGCTTTTTAGCTTCTCCTTTCATTTTTTATAAACCTGATACAGAATTAATTTTTGGAGGGCTGGGTATTTATTACTTTCGCCTGGGCACCAAAAACAGGGCAAATAAAGAAACACGTTTATCGTATGCTCAAGCTATTTTTGAGTACACACTCAACAACCAGGTGGATATTCAAGCTGGGTGGAATATATTTTTACCCAATGAATCATATATATCCAAAGGTTTTTTCAGGTTTAAGGTATACCCTGATTTGTTTTATGGGGTAGGCAATAATACCAAACAACACAATGAGTTGTCGTATGTACATAATACGCTTATTTTTAACACATCTTTGGCAAAAAAGCTCGCGCCCAACGTTTTTCTTGGTTTAGAATACCGCTATGCCAATACTTACAATATCAATTTTGAAAACTCGACCTCTGAGGTATTAGACAACGTACCAGGTATTTCTGGAGGACTTAACTCAGGGCTTGGGCTCATTTTTACCATCGACAAACGCGACAATGTTGTCAATGCTACTAAGGGTTTTTTGTTGGAAGTCTCAAAATACAACTACAACTCCAAACTTGGCAGCACTTTCAACTATTCTAATGTTAACTTTACTTTTAATAAGTATTTTGACCTCGGCAACAAACAGGTATTGGCTACCAATACTGTAGCTAACCTTAACTCAGGTGATCCCTCGTTTCTTTTTATGGCTTTTGCCGGAGGCGAAAAGATTCTGAGAAGTTATGCCATGAACCGTTTTCGGGATAAAAACTTTGTAGGCACCCAAATAGAATACCGCCGTCATTTATTCTGGCGTTTAGGTATGGTAGGCTTTGCTGGCATAGGCGATGTTTTTGATCAAACCAGTGATTTTTCATGGAGCAAAGCCAAGTACTCTTATGGTATAGGGCTTAGGTTTATGATAAACAAGCAAGAAAACATGAACTTCCGTTTAGATTATGGACGAGGACGCGACAGTCAGGCAGTGTATATGACTGTTACTGAGGCATTTTAA
- a CDS encoding P-II family nitrogen regulator, with protein sequence MKFEQRKKIEILIEAVKLDSVIYQLEEIGVPGYTVVGNISGKGANGVLDHNCKAKVFENTYIFTVCTAAQATKVLEYLDEVLHYFSGACFISDVQVLNTTKHKK encoded by the coding sequence ATGAAGTTTGAACAAAGAAAAAAAATAGAAATTCTAATCGAAGCAGTCAAGCTAGACAGCGTCATTTATCAGTTAGAAGAAATAGGCGTGCCGGGGTATACTGTGGTGGGCAACATTTCGGGCAAAGGTGCCAATGGAGTACTAGACCATAATTGTAAGGCCAAAGTATTTGAGAACACCTACATTTTTACCGTTTGTACAGCAGCACAAGCCACTAAAGTATTAGAGTATTTAGATGAGGTACTACATTATTTTTCGGGGGCATGTTTTATATCTGATGTACAAGTGCTCAATACCACCAAGCATAAAAAATAA
- the pssA gene encoding CDP-diacylglycerol--serine O-phosphatidyltransferase, whose product MKQHIPNMITCGNVLCGCVGIVAASQGKLIEAVYFILAGMVFDFADGLAARLLRAYSDIGKQLDSLADMVTFGVLPGMVLFQLLAQNEPKWAAYGGFLLTIFSALRLAKFNIDTRQTDSFIGLPTPSAALFVGSLPLIIHQQPAYKTFIEQPVTLFAVTIFLSFLLVAELPLFSLKFKNFGWADNKIRYIFMFLSVLLFVLFKFLAIPFILLMYVLLSFLSSVTKAKVKA is encoded by the coding sequence ATGAAACAACATATTCCTAATATGATTACCTGTGGCAACGTGCTTTGTGGTTGTGTAGGTATAGTAGCCGCCAGTCAGGGTAAGCTCATCGAGGCAGTTTACTTTATATTGGCAGGAATGGTATTTGACTTTGCCGATGGATTGGCAGCACGCTTGCTACGGGCATATTCTGACATAGGCAAACAACTTGATTCGCTCGCTGACATGGTCACTTTTGGCGTATTGCCAGGAATGGTGCTGTTTCAATTACTTGCCCAAAATGAGCCAAAATGGGCAGCTTATGGGGGCTTTTTATTGACTATTTTTTCGGCATTGCGGTTGGCAAAATTCAATATAGACACCCGTCAAACCGATTCATTTATAGGTCTTCCTACACCCTCAGCGGCTTTATTTGTAGGTTCTTTGCCGCTCATCATTCACCAACAACCAGCTTACAAAACCTTTATTGAACAACCCGTTACTTTGTTTGCTGTAACAATTTTCTTGTCTTTTTTGTTAGTAGCAGAGTTACCGTTGTTTTCACTTAAGTTCAAAAATTTTGGCTGGGCTGATAATAAAATCAGGTATATATTTATGTTTTTGTCGGTATTACTTTTTGTACTATTTAAGTTTTTAGCGATTCCGTTTATTTTATTAATGTATGTTTTACTTTCTTTCTTGTCGTCAGTAACAAAAGCAAAGGTAAAAGCATAA
- a CDS encoding sodium-dependent bicarbonate transport family permease — translation MDIHLAIANILSPPVLFFFLGMVAVWVKSDLEIPKALSKFFSLYLLLDIGFHGGYELHHNGFSWNIVGILGTCFLMASIVPLYAFFILKRKFDTANAAAIAATFGSISAVTFITGIAFLESAKISYGGYMVAGMALMESPAIIIGVILFQVFKSKEATATLNGNNKGVYQRPKWGKILNDAFFNGSVLLLVGALIIGIITGDAGWKAFKPFDAIFKGILTFYLLDNGIVAASRLKSLKGSAGFLIGFSILLPVFNATIAIFVSNHLLFLGEGDALLFTILAASASYIAVPAAMRLAIPESNPAFTIPVSLGIVFPFNVIVGIPLYFYLIHLI, via the coding sequence ATGGATATTCATTTAGCCATTGCCAATATATTATCGCCACCTGTGCTTTTCTTTTTTTTAGGAATGGTGGCAGTTTGGGTAAAATCTGATCTTGAAATACCTAAAGCGCTTTCTAAGTTTTTCTCCCTTTATTTATTACTCGACATAGGGTTTCATGGAGGGTATGAACTCCACCACAACGGTTTTTCGTGGAACATAGTCGGAATTTTAGGCACCTGCTTTTTGATGGCTTCTATTGTGCCTTTGTACGCATTTTTTATTCTCAAACGCAAATTTGACACTGCCAACGCTGCTGCTATTGCGGCCACTTTTGGTTCTATCAGTGCCGTTACTTTTATTACAGGGATTGCGTTTTTAGAGTCCGCAAAAATTTCGTATGGAGGCTATATGGTGGCAGGTATGGCATTGATGGAGTCGCCCGCCATTATTATTGGTGTCATTCTGTTTCAAGTATTCAAAAGCAAAGAAGCTACAGCTACTCTCAACGGCAACAACAAGGGAGTATACCAACGTCCAAAATGGGGTAAAATATTGAACGATGCTTTTTTCAATGGTTCAGTGCTATTATTGGTAGGGGCACTTATCATTGGTATTATTACCGGAGATGCAGGCTGGAAAGCTTTTAAACCTTTTGATGCAATTTTTAAAGGCATCCTGACTTTTTACTTACTTGACAATGGCATTGTAGCTGCTAGTCGCCTAAAATCACTCAAAGGTTCGGCAGGCTTTCTCATTGGGTTCAGCATATTGCTGCCTGTGTTCAATGCTACAATAGCTATTTTTGTGTCCAACCATCTACTATTTCTTGGCGAAGGCGACGCCCTTCTGTTTACTATACTGGCTGCCAGTGCATCTTATATAGCAGTACCCGCTGCTATGCGCCTGGCAATACCAGAATCTAATCCGGCTTTTACCATCCCAGTGTCATTGGGTATTGTGTTTCCATTCAATGTAATAGTAGGCATCCCTTTATACTTTTATTTAATACACCTCATTTAA
- a CDS encoding GNAT family N-acetyltransferase, whose product METHSDNKPYLTPYSYQRHGQVINNEDELHVSIWHAKNNELLGFAILAGLSNPNQVLECRRIVINKKGQGFGHETIQLLKKYCFEELNTTSFG is encoded by the coding sequence ATGGAAACTCATAGTGACAATAAACCTTACCTGACTCCTTACTCTTACCAACGGCATGGGCAAGTAATAAACAATGAAGATGAGCTTCATGTTTCTATTTGGCATGCAAAAAACAATGAGTTGCTCGGTTTTGCTATTCTTGCGGGGTTGTCTAACCCCAATCAAGTCTTGGAATGTCGCCGCATTGTCATCAATAAAAAAGGGCAGGGTTTTGGTCACGAAACCATCCAATTGCTCAAAAAATATTGCTTTGAGGAGCTCAATACCACAAGTTTTGGTTAG
- a CDS encoding MBL fold metallo-hydrolase, which translates to MIQIQKFTFNPFQENTFVLYDETKEAVIIDPGCNSSSEHKVLTDFIEQNELKVVKLLNTHCHIDHVFGNQFIKDKYKVQLHMHQLDVPTLQAAKTASDIYQIKPFIESTPDVFVSEEDTIEFGNSSLEILFVPGHAPGHIAFLNRAQKFVINGDVLFKGSVGRTDFPGCSHEDLVNSIRTKMYALDDDVTVYTGHGPETTIGYEKQFNPFVNLQNIG; encoded by the coding sequence ATGATTCAGATTCAAAAATTCACTTTCAATCCTTTTCAGGAAAACACTTTTGTACTATATGACGAAACCAAGGAGGCAGTAATCATAGACCCTGGTTGCAACTCGTCGAGCGAACACAAAGTATTGACTGATTTTATTGAGCAAAATGAACTGAAAGTAGTCAAACTATTAAATACCCACTGCCACATAGACCACGTATTTGGCAATCAGTTTATCAAAGATAAATACAAGGTGCAGTTACACATGCATCAGTTAGATGTACCTACTTTACAAGCAGCAAAAACAGCCTCTGATATTTATCAAATCAAGCCATTTATTGAGTCTACTCCAGATGTTTTTGTGAGCGAAGAAGACACCATTGAATTTGGTAACTCCAGCCTGGAAATTTTATTTGTACCTGGACACGCCCCTGGACATATTGCTTTTTTGAATCGTGCTCAAAAGTTTGTGATCAATGGTGATGTGCTATTTAAAGGCAGTGTTGGGCGCACCGATTTCCCTGGCTGCAGTCACGAAGACCTAGTCAATAGTATTCGCACTAAAATGTACGCATTAGACGATGATGTAACAGTGTATACCGGGCATGGACCTGAAACAACCATAGGGTACGAAAAACAATTTAACCCTTTTGTAAACCTTCAAAACATTGGCTAA
- a CDS encoding MazG nucleotide pyrophosphohydrolase domain-containing protein: MAHLKDKPTLADLQQYMDAVCTERGWNKNNPLETFLLFSEEVGELAKAIRNQRGLYQEAAKAHQKPSSTKQALEEEFADVLGYIFDLANHFEVDLEKAFRAKEAINEQRDWGKSK; the protein is encoded by the coding sequence ATGGCTCACCTGAAAGACAAACCTACTCTGGCCGATTTGCAACAATACATGGATGCAGTATGTACAGAGCGAGGCTGGAACAAAAATAACCCGTTAGAGACATTCCTACTTTTTTCGGAAGAGGTAGGCGAACTTGCCAAAGCCATTCGTAACCAACGTGGTTTGTATCAGGAAGCAGCCAAAGCACACCAAAAGCCCTCTTCTACAAAACAAGCATTAGAGGAAGAGTTTGCTGATGTATTGGGGTACATATTCGACCTTGCCAATCACTTTGAGGTAGATTTAGAAAAAGCTTTTCGTGCCAAAGAAGCGATCAATGAACAAAGAGACTGGGGCAAGTCTAAATAA
- a CDS encoding DUF3592 domain-containing protein, protein MKKKRPPFFWTIVILAIFAVFSWSAAAFFYFTQKQFVNKAVKTQGRIIAYKKQRKVYRPVVQYITAKKDTIIHTAALGKTDTTLIPKGSSLNLLYLPQKPQIVKVNDFWQLWFQPLVIGGFGSAPLLFILFLRWVLVPKNHAQQEEKEILDKL, encoded by the coding sequence ATGAAAAAGAAACGCCCTCCTTTTTTTTGGACAATAGTGATATTGGCCATATTTGCCGTATTTTCGTGGTCAGCAGCTGCATTTTTTTATTTCACACAAAAGCAATTTGTAAATAAAGCGGTCAAAACACAAGGAAGAATCATTGCCTACAAAAAACAACGCAAGGTATACCGCCCTGTAGTACAGTATATAACAGCAAAGAAAGATACCATCATACATACCGCTGCTTTGGGCAAAACCGATACTACTCTCATTCCAAAGGGGAGCTCACTCAACTTGTTGTACTTACCCCAAAAACCCCAGATCGTCAAAGTCAACGACTTTTGGCAACTGTGGTTTCAGCCTCTGGTGATTGGTGGTTTTGGTTCTGCACCTTTGCTATTTATATTATTTTTGCGTTGGGTGCTGGTGCCCAAAAATCACGCTCAACAAGAAGAAAAAGAAATACTTGATAAGCTATGA
- the atpC gene encoding ATP synthase F1 subunit epsilon yields MQVKIITPDKTAFEGEAQAITFPGNSGEFEVLDQHAAMISLLKKGNMRLKAGGKDQNFNIDGGVVEVLNNKVVVLVESIEDAQQGVEA; encoded by the coding sequence ATGCAAGTAAAAATCATCACTCCTGACAAAACTGCTTTTGAAGGAGAAGCACAAGCCATTACTTTTCCAGGAAATAGTGGAGAGTTTGAAGTACTAGACCAACACGCAGCCATGATCAGTTTGCTAAAAAAGGGCAACATGCGTTTGAAAGCAGGCGGCAAAGACCAAAACTTTAACATTGATGGTGGTGTAGTAGAAGTGCTCAACAACAAAGTAGTTGTTTTGGTTGAGTCTATCGAAGATGCTCAACAAGGTGTAGAGGCCTAG